From a region of the Rhipicephalus microplus isolate Deutch F79 chromosome X, USDA_Rmic, whole genome shotgun sequence genome:
- the LOC119187849 gene encoding uncharacterized protein LOC119187849 isoform X1, whose translation MINTELIQWVKTFLTGHKKTEQECTDSPSPAQLSVFDRKAPELTTDQPETLKHALAKVRSNEEDLLPLKYDGVPELRQGYYCFTWHTSSGDKSVRGTGAIAPRRLSKLVKRHHGGDGPSCLKKICISNSTSGAEWKTVVSRDIQKLSYTYPRLREVALNGFSFGAAHRKRRIKFRDFSKHLMSLSLRNCVLDMKTFFSTGVIENSELTTLDLGRCFFLNDNKSRSKRRVTWPLLPLLERLCLEGYPFLISEALLSDVLLGCPSLQVLDLEGTSLQSSADVALIGRCLPKLSELFIGWTDVNDSSFLALERGCFDELLTLCLVGTHMTNLGVLAVCGICPRLRTIRVTMGRWAARKLEKVDVCHSVSIEIACFRSDNVRAFIRNEGCEHFNQHVRRALT comes from the exons ATGATCAATACTGAGTTAATTCAGTGGGTTAAAACCTTCTTGACAGGACATAAGAAGACCGAACAAGAATGCACCGACAGCCCATCCCCGGCGCAGTTGAGCGTCTTTGACAGGAAAGCACCAGAA TTAACTACGGACCAACCCGAAACACTAAAACATGCGCTTGCAAAAGTACGATCCAATGAAGAAGATCTGTTACCTCTCAAGTACGATGGTGTTCCTGAATTGAGACAG GGATACTACTGCTTCACTTGGCATACCTCGTCAGGCGACAAAAGCGTCCGCGGAACTGGAGCCATCGCACCGAGGCGGTTATCGAAGTTAGTGAAGCGCCATCATGGCGGCGATGGCCCATCTTGCCTGAAGAAGATATGTATTTCAAACTCTACTAGTGGCGCCGAGTGGAAGACAGTGGTATCCAGGGACATCCAAAAGCTTAGCTATACCTATCCGCGCCTCCGCGAGGTTGCCCTCAACGGCTTTAGCTTCGGCGCCGCGCATCGGAAGCGACGCATCAAGTTTCGAGACTTCTCCAAGCACCTGATGTCCCTCTCTTTGCGCAATTGCGTTCTCGACATGAAGACGTTCTTCTCGACAGGAGTCATCGAAAACAGCGAATTGACAACCCTTGACCTGGGTCGATGTTTTTTCCTCAATGATAACAAGTCTCGCAGCAAAAGGAGAGTGACTTGGCCATTGCTTCCATTGCTCGAGAGATTGTGTCTGGAAGGTTACCCGTTTCTCATTTCCGAAGCTCTCCTGAGTGATGTGCTGCTTGGATGCCCATCGCTGCAGGTGCTGGACTTGGAAGGTACATCTCTGCAAAGTTCTGCTGATGTCGCACTCATCGGACGATGCCTGCCGAAGCTCAGCGAACTTTTCATTGGGTGGACAGACGTGAACGATTCTTCATTTCTAGCATTGGAGCGAGGATGTTTCGATGAGCTTCTTACGTTGTGTCTAGTGGGAACTCATATGACGAACTTGGGTGTGCTGGCGGTCTGTGGTATTTGTCCGCGCTTGCGTACAATCCGTGTGACTATGGGACGCTGGGCTGCCAGGAAACTTGAAAAAGTGGATGTCTGTCACTCTGTGAGCATTGAGATTGCCTGCTTCAGGAGCGACAATGTGCGCGCGTTTATACGAAACGAAGGGTGCGAGCACTTCAACCAACACGTGAGGCGAGCGCTGACATGA
- the LOC119187849 gene encoding uncharacterized protein LOC119187849 isoform X2 has translation MINTELIQWVKTFLTGHKKTEQECTDSPSPAQLSVFDRKAPEGYYCFTWHTSSGDKSVRGTGAIAPRRLSKLVKRHHGGDGPSCLKKICISNSTSGAEWKTVVSRDIQKLSYTYPRLREVALNGFSFGAAHRKRRIKFRDFSKHLMSLSLRNCVLDMKTFFSTGVIENSELTTLDLGRCFFLNDNKSRSKRRVTWPLLPLLERLCLEGYPFLISEALLSDVLLGCPSLQVLDLEGTSLQSSADVALIGRCLPKLSELFIGWTDVNDSSFLALERGCFDELLTLCLVGTHMTNLGVLAVCGICPRLRTIRVTMGRWAARKLEKVDVCHSVSIEIACFRSDNVRAFIRNEGCEHFNQHVRRALT, from the exons ATGATCAATACTGAGTTAATTCAGTGGGTTAAAACCTTCTTGACAGGACATAAGAAGACCGAACAAGAATGCACCGACAGCCCATCCCCGGCGCAGTTGAGCGTCTTTGACAGGAAAGCACCAGAA GGATACTACTGCTTCACTTGGCATACCTCGTCAGGCGACAAAAGCGTCCGCGGAACTGGAGCCATCGCACCGAGGCGGTTATCGAAGTTAGTGAAGCGCCATCATGGCGGCGATGGCCCATCTTGCCTGAAGAAGATATGTATTTCAAACTCTACTAGTGGCGCCGAGTGGAAGACAGTGGTATCCAGGGACATCCAAAAGCTTAGCTATACCTATCCGCGCCTCCGCGAGGTTGCCCTCAACGGCTTTAGCTTCGGCGCCGCGCATCGGAAGCGACGCATCAAGTTTCGAGACTTCTCCAAGCACCTGATGTCCCTCTCTTTGCGCAATTGCGTTCTCGACATGAAGACGTTCTTCTCGACAGGAGTCATCGAAAACAGCGAATTGACAACCCTTGACCTGGGTCGATGTTTTTTCCTCAATGATAACAAGTCTCGCAGCAAAAGGAGAGTGACTTGGCCATTGCTTCCATTGCTCGAGAGATTGTGTCTGGAAGGTTACCCGTTTCTCATTTCCGAAGCTCTCCTGAGTGATGTGCTGCTTGGATGCCCATCGCTGCAGGTGCTGGACTTGGAAGGTACATCTCTGCAAAGTTCTGCTGATGTCGCACTCATCGGACGATGCCTGCCGAAGCTCAGCGAACTTTTCATTGGGTGGACAGACGTGAACGATTCTTCATTTCTAGCATTGGAGCGAGGATGTTTCGATGAGCTTCTTACGTTGTGTCTAGTGGGAACTCATATGACGAACTTGGGTGTGCTGGCGGTCTGTGGTATTTGTCCGCGCTTGCGTACAATCCGTGTGACTATGGGACGCTGGGCTGCCAGGAAACTTGAAAAAGTGGATGTCTGTCACTCTGTGAGCATTGAGATTGCCTGCTTCAGGAGCGACAATGTGCGCGCGTTTATACGAAACGAAGGGTGCGAGCACTTCAACCAACACGTGAGGCGAGCGCTGACATGA